Proteins from one Hydrogenivirga caldilitoris genomic window:
- a CDS encoding 2Fe-2S iron-sulfur cluster-binding protein → MAEKVKIVIDDKEYEVEKGKTVLQAALENGIDIPYFCYHPKLSIAGACRMCVVYWENINRLVISCNTPVQEGMVIRTHHTSEQVRENQKYLLQALMTRHPLDCPICDKAGECDLQNFGAIYGPQRQVVPISALEKEREEYDWESDFLEYYSNRCVVCYRCTRACDEVVGAHALYVENRGFDSNIVPTVRPMDTSTCEMCGICVHVCPVGAIISKPFKFWSRSWLLQRETTRCNLCPVGCEIQLEFGVGDWRSKRKVYRTKPTEELNICAKAFFGYDALNVDRLLKPYAHGREESVGNLVNLLNSILGVHERETAFVLSGYVPNEIIDSVVSIAKATSSYITAPQTTDFFKLAEALGDYRPPTIDEIKEADFYVFVGDDITSTATVLSYYTKGKVYRVGKGVRDEKFEPEDINLEDIERLEGSGVVVVNAASFRGEEAKELGERLKALKDKGHKILLLPKDGNVYGLYERVKELYSDIDEVVQKALKGEINSLVVFGEDITEYYEPETIEQLAERLEHLIVASPYDYGLSVRATVKIPMALIGETEGTYTTLFGEVKGKRFLPWAFDDIVFWKYLEESFAGKEGEIRVLRGGGVPPLKPEIHLYRNSWITKRSENLTKLYEKNREVSEYRI, encoded by the coding sequence ATGGCTGAAAAAGTGAAGATAGTCATAGACGACAAAGAGTATGAGGTTGAGAAGGGAAAGACGGTCCTTCAGGCTGCCCTGGAAAACGGAATAGACATACCTTACTTCTGCTATCACCCAAAGCTGTCCATAGCCGGTGCCTGCAGGATGTGTGTTGTTTACTGGGAGAACATAAACAGACTTGTCATATCCTGCAACACACCCGTCCAGGAAGGGATGGTGATAAGAACCCACCACACGAGCGAACAGGTGAGAGAGAACCAGAAGTATCTCCTTCAGGCTCTTATGACAAGGCACCCCCTTGACTGCCCTATATGTGACAAGGCTGGAGAATGTGACCTCCAGAACTTCGGGGCAATATACGGACCCCAGAGGCAGGTCGTTCCCATATCGGCATTGGAAAAAGAGAGAGAGGAGTATGACTGGGAGAGCGATTTTCTTGAATACTACTCTAACAGGTGCGTGGTATGTTACAGATGCACGAGAGCATGCGATGAGGTTGTAGGTGCTCATGCCCTTTATGTGGAGAACAGGGGTTTTGACTCCAATATAGTTCCAACGGTCAGACCCATGGATACCTCCACCTGCGAGATGTGCGGGATATGCGTTCACGTCTGCCCCGTTGGAGCCATCATATCTAAACCCTTTAAGTTCTGGTCAAGGAGCTGGCTTCTTCAGAGGGAAACAACCAGATGTAACCTCTGTCCTGTAGGTTGTGAGATTCAGCTTGAGTTCGGTGTGGGAGACTGGAGGTCAAAGAGGAAAGTCTACAGAACCAAGCCCACGGAGGAGCTCAACATCTGTGCGAAGGCTTTCTTCGGATACGATGCACTAAACGTTGACAGGCTTTTAAAGCCCTACGCCCACGGAAGAGAAGAGAGCGTTGGAAACCTTGTAAACCTACTAAATTCAATCCTCGGAGTCCACGAGAGGGAAACCGCCTTTGTCTTATCCGGATACGTACCCAACGAGATCATAGACAGCGTCGTCAGCATAGCAAAAGCAACCAGCAGTTACATAACCGCGCCCCAGACGACAGACTTCTTCAAGCTCGCTGAGGCTCTGGGAGATTATAGACCCCCAACAATAGATGAGATAAAAGAGGCAGACTTTTACGTATTTGTGGGAGATGACATAACCTCAACCGCAACAGTACTTTCCTACTATACAAAAGGTAAGGTTTACAGGGTAGGAAAGGGGGTAAGAGATGAGAAGTTTGAGCCTGAGGATATAAACCTTGAAGATATAGAAAGATTAGAGGGAAGCGGTGTCGTGGTAGTGAACGCAGCTTCCTTCAGAGGTGAAGAGGCTAAGGAATTGGGGGAAAGGTTGAAAGCCCTTAAGGATAAGGGGCATAAGATACTCCTTCTTCCGAAGGATGGAAACGTTTACGGGCTTTACGAAAGGGTTAAGGAACTTTACTCAGATATAGATGAGGTTGTCCAGAAGGCTCTTAAGGGGGAGATAAACAGCCTTGTGGTCTTCGGAGAGGATATAACAGAGTATTACGAGCCAGAAACCATAGAGCAACTTGCAGAAAGGCTTGAACACCTTATAGTGGCTTCTCCTTATGACTATGGTCTCTCAGTGAGAGCTACCGTCAAGATACCCATGGCTCTTATCGGAGAGACAGAGGGTACTTACACAACCCTGTTTGGAGAGGTAAAGGGGAAGAGATTTCTCCCATGGGCTTTTGATGATATAGTCTTCTGGAAGTATCTTGAGGAGAGTTTTGCAGGCAAAGAAGGGGAGATAAGGGTCCTCAGAGGAGGGGGTGTCCCGCCTCTGAAGCCGGAGATACACCTATACAGGAACAGCTGGATAACCAAGAGGAGTGAGAACCTGACAAAGCTCTATGAGAAGAACAGGGAGGTAAGCGAGTACAGGATTTAG
- the amrB gene encoding AmmeMemoRadiSam system protein B translates to MKRKPAVAGAFYPADVGKLNKLTDLLCGEEVQQKMKAKAVLVPHAGLIYSGKTACEVYKRVSIPERVILLGPNHTGYGTDISVYPGEAWETPYGDVPIDEKLREQLLQYPRAQPDESAHLYEHSLEVQLPFLFRYAERPFRILPIVLGFLDYDTARDFGRFLGSLLQGMDALIVISSDMSHYIPAEEARRKDEILISAMERLQTDELYLKRVQYNITMCGFIPAVVGIEAAKVLGARQGVLIDYTNSGEVTGDYERVVAYAGMVFV, encoded by the coding sequence ATGAAGAGGAAACCTGCTGTAGCTGGAGCGTTCTATCCTGCTGATGTCGGGAAGTTAAACAAGCTTACAGATTTACTGTGTGGGGAGGAAGTCCAACAGAAGATGAAAGCAAAGGCTGTTCTTGTTCCCCACGCCGGATTAATATACTCAGGTAAAACCGCCTGTGAGGTTTACAAGAGGGTGTCCATACCTGAGAGGGTCATCCTTTTGGGTCCAAATCACACAGGATACGGGACTGATATATCAGTATATCCTGGAGAAGCTTGGGAGACACCTTACGGAGACGTGCCGATAGACGAGAAGCTGAGGGAACAGCTCCTTCAGTATCCGAGGGCACAGCCTGACGAGAGTGCCCACCTGTATGAGCATTCTTTGGAGGTTCAACTACCCTTCCTGTTCAGATACGCGGAGCGTCCTTTCAGAATACTTCCGATAGTTTTAGGATTTCTGGACTACGACACCGCCAGGGACTTCGGCAGATTTCTGGGGAGTCTTCTTCAGGGTATGGATGCCCTGATAGTTATAAGCTCCGACATGTCCCACTACATACCTGCGGAAGAGGCGAGAAGGAAGGACGAGATACTTATATCAGCTATGGAGAGGCTTCAAACGGACGAGCTTTACCTGAAGAGGGTTCAATACAACATAACTATGTGCGGTTTCATACCTGCCGTTGTGGGCATTGAGGCAGCCAAGGTCTTAGGAGCGAGGCAGGGAGTTCTCATAGACTACACCAACTCCGGAGAGGTAACGGGAGATTATGAAAGGGTGGTTGCCTACGCAGGTATGGTGTTTGTTTGA
- a CDS encoding YchF/TatD family DNA exonuclease, translating into MIDTHCHLDLLKKEDFEETVKDESLEYLLTVGYDRKTIRNALKLAQEYEHVYCAIGFHPHEADKVTDEDIEWLRELAKSNPKVKALGEMGLDFYKNHSDRKKQEEVFRKQLALARELGLPVVIHMRDAEEETIRILKEERAYEVGGIMHCYTGSYETMKKAVDLGFYISYSGILTYKNAEGVREVAKKTPTSRILLETDAPFLAPQPVRGKPNKPPYIWHTAKVLAELLPNTSLEDVDRMTSENAKLILNIGNNGRRETITYVINGKLYINLTNKCNLHCVFCQRERERNFMVKGYWVWTSRDPSVEEVIKELGDPTHYEEVVFCGYGEPTLRFSALKEIAKYVKSKGGKVRVDTNGLMFTFIPKGKLKELKGLVDVWSVSLNAPDKETYEEVCKPAQPDAFEKVLEFIKEALKEGFEVVVSAVDYPGVDMERTKKLVEELGAKWKWRHYEVVG; encoded by the coding sequence ATGATAGACACCCACTGCCACTTAGACCTCTTGAAGAAGGAGGACTTTGAGGAGACCGTTAAGGACGAAAGCCTTGAGTATCTGCTCACCGTGGGCTACGACAGGAAGACGATAAGGAACGCCCTCAAGCTCGCTCAGGAGTATGAACACGTTTACTGCGCCATAGGCTTCCATCCCCACGAAGCAGACAAAGTAACCGACGAGGATATAGAGTGGCTAAGGGAACTCGCCAAAAGCAACCCCAAGGTGAAAGCCCTCGGAGAGATGGGACTTGACTTTTACAAGAACCACTCCGACAGGAAGAAACAGGAGGAGGTCTTCAGAAAGCAGCTCGCCCTCGCAAGGGAACTGGGGCTTCCCGTGGTTATCCACATGAGGGACGCCGAGGAAGAGACCATAAGGATACTTAAGGAGGAGAGAGCCTACGAGGTCGGGGGAATAATGCACTGCTACACGGGAAGCTACGAGACTATGAAGAAGGCTGTGGATTTAGGCTTTTACATATCCTACTCGGGAATTCTAACCTACAAGAACGCCGAAGGCGTCCGTGAAGTGGCTAAGAAAACTCCTACCTCAAGGATACTTTTAGAGACCGATGCACCATTCTTGGCTCCCCAGCCCGTTAGAGGTAAACCCAACAAGCCCCCCTACATATGGCACACCGCCAAGGTCCTCGCCGAACTTCTACCCAACACCTCCTTAGAGGACGTGGACAGGATGACCTCAGAAAACGCCAAGCTCATCCTGAACATCGGAAACAACGGGAGGAGAGAGACGATAACCTACGTTATAAACGGAAAGCTCTACATAAACCTCACCAACAAGTGCAACCTCCACTGCGTCTTCTGCCAGAGGGAGAGGGAGAGGAACTTCATGGTGAAGGGATACTGGGTCTGGACGAGTAGGGACCCTTCTGTGGAAGAGGTGATAAAGGAACTCGGAGACCCCACCCACTACGAGGAGGTGGTCTTCTGCGGATACGGGGAGCCTACGCTCAGGTTCTCTGCCCTGAAGGAGATAGCTAAATACGTAAAGTCTAAAGGCGGAAAGGTCAGGGTAGACACCAACGGGCTGATGTTCACCTTCATACCCAAGGGGAAGCTAAAAGAACTCAAGGGTCTCGTGGACGTCTGGTCCGTATCCCTCAACGCTCCCGATAAGGAAACCTACGAAGAGGTTTGCAAACCCGCCCAGCCCGATGCCTTTGAAAAAGTTTTAGAGTTCATAAAGGAGGCTCTGAAGGAGGGTTTTGAGGTAGTCGTCTCCGCCGTAGATTACCCCGGAGTGGATATGGAAAGGACCAAAAAACTCGTGGAGGAGTTGGGGGCTAAGTGGAAGTGGAGGCATTACGAGGTGGTGGGATAA
- a CDS encoding acyl-CoA dehydratase activase-related protein, protein MPFISLFKRRTAEGGELKKDRSHIRVGIPKFLNVWSTHRFWIGFLKALGIPAKNIVFSSDTSEEQFREYGKGRIGMDSCYPVKVLAGHIGELLTTKKLDIILAPMVYSLPSFLRGHVVDTLSCTRVPMSVENIKAGFLKECNEFEKHGVKFVNPFVSFAEPHLLPKQLYESLKDALDVSYEEVERAVKKGLEELKRFDSEMRKKTREILEWCAQNNHPCILILARPYHMDPGIGHEIDVEFQSLGYPVVWGQYLPTDKDLMDWLFGAEIEAGIIKSPFDISDVWTSSYSSNTNEIIWGAKFAARFPWITAVVRLSSYECGMDQPTYTPVQKIVEYSGTLYFKFGDLDETRPSGSIRIRVETIDYYVKKYSPHIIERKLKRLEERKVPEGFGVIPPPRNASTST, encoded by the coding sequence ATGCCTTTTATTAGCCTTTTTAAGAGAAGGACCGCCGAAGGCGGTGAGTTAAAAAAAGATAGAAGTCATATAAGGGTGGGAATACCGAAGTTCCTTAACGTCTGGTCAACCCACCGCTTCTGGATAGGTTTCTTGAAAGCTTTAGGTATTCCCGCAAAGAACATAGTCTTTAGCTCCGATACCTCGGAGGAGCAGTTCAGGGAGTACGGGAAGGGCAGGATAGGTATGGACTCCTGCTATCCTGTGAAGGTTCTTGCAGGGCACATAGGTGAGCTTCTGACTACAAAGAAACTGGATATAATACTCGCCCCAATGGTTTATTCGCTGCCCTCCTTCCTCAGAGGTCACGTCGTGGATACCCTTTCCTGTACCAGGGTTCCTATGAGCGTTGAAAACATAAAGGCTGGTTTTTTAAAGGAGTGTAACGAGTTTGAAAAGCACGGGGTTAAGTTTGTGAATCCCTTCGTCAGCTTTGCAGAACCTCACCTCCTCCCCAAGCAGCTATATGAGTCCTTGAAGGATGCTTTGGACGTCAGCTATGAGGAAGTTGAGAGGGCTGTTAAGAAGGGTCTTGAAGAGCTAAAGAGATTTGATTCAGAGATGAGAAAGAAAACGAGAGAGATTTTAGAGTGGTGTGCCCAGAACAACCACCCCTGCATACTCATACTCGCAAGACCTTACCACATGGACCCAGGCATAGGACACGAGATAGATGTGGAGTTCCAGAGCCTCGGATATCCGGTCGTTTGGGGTCAATATCTTCCAACCGATAAAGACCTGATGGACTGGCTCTTCGGAGCGGAAATAGAGGCGGGTATCATAAAGAGTCCCTTTGACATATCGGACGTTTGGACCTCATCTTACAGCTCCAACACCAACGAGATAATCTGGGGCGCAAAGTTTGCTGCGAGGTTCCCTTGGATAACTGCGGTAGTGAGGCTTTCCAGCTATGAGTGCGGAATGGACCAGCCCACTTACACTCCGGTTCAGAAGATAGTGGAATATTCAGGGACACTATACTTTAAGTTCGGAGACCTTGACGAGACAAGACCTTCGGGGAGCATAAGGATAAGGGTTGAAACGATAGACTACTACGTTAAAAAGTATTCACCGCATATCATTGAGAGGAAGTTGAAGAGGCTTGAGGAGAGGAAGGTACCGGAGGGGTTTGGAGTTATCCCACCACCTCGTAATGCCTCCACTTCCACTTAG
- a CDS encoding BadF/BadG/BcrA/BcrD ATPase family protein, with protein sequence MILGLDVGSTTCKYVLIDEEGRIVDKNYERHNTKQAEKVLEFLERLEKEHGFTPGRDRVYITGSGAGIIGEMLGARFVQEVVAVATAVEKLHPEVRFVSEIGGEDMKTIFFHGEGDRKTRQVFMQSACAGGTGAFIEKSARKLGIPPEKLSQMGYLGYQLHKVSSKCGIFAEADVNTLVKAGVPVEEIIASLFEAVVYQNLAILTKGNTPRPYVLLLGGPNLFFKGLQEAWRHHLTRLWEERNVPLPEGKEPQELIIVPENALYYAALGCAFTAQSEPEENGVYKGMDRLRWWVEEGQHQQKEKEGRKGLWKTKEELEEFRRVYEPQVFAYRNRKPYTGKIEEVVIGCDFGSTTAKAVCLSKNKEVLFSVYTLSKGNPIEDAKFLFREIKERIGDAKVLGVGITGYGKDLLKDIIGADAPIVETVAHAAAGLHFFPDADCICDVGGVDVKIIILRNGAVVDFRLNSQCSSGNGAFLQGVAERFGIPLEEIAERAFSARAMPTLTMGCGVFLQSDIVNQQRKGWNADEILAALCWVLPQNVWIYAGNITNFKEIGRKFILQGGTHRNLAVVKAQVDFLKSKIPDAEVVVHPYSGEAGAIGAALIALENWEKTGRTRFRGFETIETLEYKSTTSEDTVCRWCPIECRRTFIDVKLPGGKGRPWSKVPLPEGWVRIIVNNSCPKGLVEDKNELKAIKEEMEEVRRRFPNVAQFVHKEAFNTRVEV encoded by the coding sequence ATGATTTTAGGACTGGACGTTGGCTCAACTACCTGTAAATACGTTCTCATAGATGAGGAAGGGAGGATAGTAGATAAGAATTACGAGAGGCATAACACGAAGCAGGCGGAGAAGGTTCTTGAGTTTTTAGAGAGGTTAGAGAAGGAACACGGATTCACTCCGGGAAGGGACAGGGTCTACATAACGGGCTCTGGAGCGGGGATCATAGGGGAGATGCTAGGTGCCCGCTTCGTTCAGGAGGTGGTGGCGGTCGCTACCGCCGTTGAGAAGCTCCACCCTGAAGTGAGGTTCGTCTCGGAGATAGGCGGGGAGGATATGAAGACCATATTCTTCCACGGAGAGGGGGACAGGAAAACGAGACAGGTCTTCATGCAGAGCGCCTGCGCAGGAGGAACGGGAGCCTTCATAGAGAAGTCGGCGAGGAAGTTGGGGATTCCTCCCGAGAAACTTTCCCAGATGGGTTATCTCGGCTACCAGCTCCACAAGGTTAGCTCCAAGTGCGGCATATTCGCCGAGGCGGACGTGAACACCCTCGTTAAGGCGGGTGTCCCCGTTGAGGAGATAATAGCGAGCCTATTTGAAGCGGTCGTATATCAGAACCTTGCCATACTCACGAAGGGAAACACCCCCAGACCCTACGTCCTACTCTTAGGAGGACCTAACCTCTTCTTTAAGGGTCTTCAGGAGGCGTGGAGGCATCACCTCACGAGGCTCTGGGAGGAGAGGAACGTCCCCCTTCCGGAGGGGAAGGAACCTCAAGAATTAATAATCGTTCCCGAGAACGCCCTCTACTACGCCGCCCTCGGATGTGCTTTCACCGCTCAGAGTGAACCCGAAGAAAACGGAGTCTATAAAGGAATGGATAGACTAAGGTGGTGGGTTGAGGAGGGACAGCACCAGCAGAAGGAGAAGGAGGGCAGGAAGGGACTCTGGAAGACGAAAGAGGAGCTTGAGGAGTTCAGGAGGGTTTACGAGCCGCAGGTTTTTGCCTACAGGAACAGAAAGCCTTACACAGGTAAGATTGAAGAGGTCGTCATAGGTTGCGACTTTGGTTCTACCACCGCGAAAGCGGTCTGTCTGTCTAAAAATAAAGAGGTTCTCTTCTCGGTCTATACCCTCAGTAAGGGTAACCCCATAGAGGACGCCAAGTTCCTCTTCAGGGAGATAAAGGAGAGGATAGGGGACGCGAAGGTTTTGGGAGTCGGGATAACGGGATACGGTAAGGACCTTCTCAAAGACATAATAGGTGCGGACGCTCCGATAGTGGAGACCGTCGCCCACGCCGCCGCAGGACTTCACTTCTTCCCCGATGCGGACTGCATATGTGACGTGGGAGGAGTGGATGTAAAGATAATAATCCTCAGGAACGGGGCGGTCGTGGACTTTAGGCTTAACTCCCAGTGCAGTTCGGGGAACGGTGCCTTCCTTCAGGGTGTAGCGGAGAGGTTCGGAATACCCCTTGAGGAGATAGCCGAGCGCGCCTTCTCAGCCCGTGCCATGCCAACGCTCACCATGGGTTGCGGAGTTTTCCTCCAGAGCGATATAGTGAACCAGCAGAGGAAGGGATGGAACGCCGACGAGATTCTCGCGGCTCTGTGCTGGGTTCTGCCCCAGAACGTCTGGATTTACGCCGGAAACATAACCAACTTCAAGGAGATAGGGAGGAAGTTTATCCTTCAGGGAGGAACCCACAGGAACCTTGCGGTGGTAAAGGCTCAGGTGGACTTCCTGAAGTCAAAGATTCCCGACGCCGAGGTGGTAGTCCATCCCTATTCGGGTGAGGCGGGAGCGATAGGTGCGGCTCTTATAGCCCTTGAAAACTGGGAGAAGACAGGAAGGACGAGGTTCAGAGGGTTTGAGACTATAGAGACTCTGGAGTATAAGAGCACCACCTCCGAGGATACGGTCTGCAGGTGGTGTCCGATAGAGTGCAGGAGGACCTTCATAGACGTGAAGCTACCCGGAGGAAAGGGGAGACCCTGGTCCAAGGTTCCCCTTCCAGAGGGCTGGGTGAGGATAATCGTGAACAATTCCTGCCCCAAGGGACTTGTTGAGGACAAGAACGAGCTGAAAGCTATAAAAGAGGAGATGGAAGAGGTGAGGAGGAGATTCCCCAACGTAGCCCAGTTCGTTCATAAGGAAGCCTTCAACACGAGGGTGGAGGTATAA
- a CDS encoding TetR/AcrR family transcriptional regulator encodes MSVHTRGRLIEAAKKVFSRKGYHNAQIAHIIDEAGVARGTFYLYFRSKEDIFKELLKEVVEELKERIRVIDPFHDPVEQVIENVERVIEFALEERELARIVLQRNSDPDLFRVINDFFEEVTRLIENSLWLGIEMGLIRECDTHLIARGILGALKEVISSLLDEENPDTYRVAKEIIELGMKGVWKPVGGESHGGNSAV; translated from the coding sequence ATGTCAGTTCACACAAGAGGGAGGCTTATAGAGGCTGCAAAGAAGGTCTTTTCAAGGAAGGGGTATCATAATGCCCAGATAGCTCACATAATAGATGAGGCAGGTGTTGCAAGGGGAACCTTCTACCTCTACTTCAGGAGTAAGGAAGACATTTTCAAAGAGCTTCTCAAGGAAGTGGTGGAGGAGCTAAAGGAAAGGATAAGGGTGATAGACCCCTTCCACGACCCCGTTGAGCAGGTAATTGAAAACGTGGAAAGGGTTATAGAGTTTGCCCTTGAAGAGAGGGAGCTGGCAAGGATAGTACTGCAGAGAAACAGCGACCCTGATCTCTTCAGGGTGATAAACGACTTCTTTGAGGAGGTTACGCGCCTCATAGAAAACTCATTGTGGCTCGGCATAGAGATGGGGTTGATAAGGGAGTGCGATACACATCTGATCGCAAGAGGCATACTTGGAGCTTTGAAGGAGGTAATATCCAGTCTGTTAGATGAGGAAAACCCTGATACGTACAGGGTAGCAAAGGAGATAATTGAGCTGGGAATGAAGGGAGTTTGGAAACCAGTGGGAGGTGAGAGCCATGGAGGTAATTCAGCAGTATAG
- a CDS encoding AAA family ATPase gives MKFFEKLVGKREEKVNFKETYEFGDLKLYLTESLERDPDAKIEEYWIEAIDSSDDGYWTLVGRRYGVFQLYDWRGKLHRLPARPPSQSVTDIVFSGKYLGIVASPYLAIYYLNQPKDPSSWKTVRISQEGLRPTGGLDIRNGTLAFGVVGEKVYTIDLSGDLSQETVDFKSTFIYRDAEIGDLKVIKILPSAKLVLGGTQGTAIYSIGGNLLKRLDYAPSRALVNVEDKLYIADNSQKKIFIYDPNLDNLEAEIPLEHQVSTMDISPDGRYLFSADLEENRLGIYDLSSGEFLDFIEGFGYSVVKVSPDGSLYTSRYEDAEDKRLYYLEKFETNLIDFIYTEDRQRQIIKNAEKLYKELLKKIKTVGEESELANIKEFIELDRIDIPIKRVRELINDARDKLVNRSYEIFVEKIENKLKNNDITGEDYKEIESRIEKAEEDWKERLEELRERVREHFQRELENYFDKVRRAIAGTNTTDIRELEALPEVKDTRAFISRLPREFYNPALEKLVRILQEKLVEDRLKTFSIELLKEEVRFGRETFPRFRGRPVRLKWRIKVEDKLLQEGKVFGKLVFEREDGILAEPKRYNNVLAQEELKHFPSWVNRYLRHLNGLCSIEKPRVPEFVSYEETPWFVQNLERFTSLVKEQLDFNEGILILEGDAGVGKNFLVEVFSALTNRPLFIVPCNSKMEKEDITFVYEFDPKRGTKRVYSDLVKALQTPGAVIYLDEINTLPPSLVKIFNPLFDYRRYLVLSYGEVIKARPDVILIGGMNPQNYLGVSELPQDIKTRADVMYVDYPPFQDERGFYYPDEAMILKDYLKHVASLNKEEFTYLWYLVVNDVKTTKGEELRTPEREREINLLFELLKIANEIRKAYRAYQTQQSEEPVEFVFSIRDTIRCARRLEKFSDAKTTVIETIIPKISSPLEKEIVKSIIERV, from the coding sequence ATGAAGTTCTTTGAGAAGCTCGTCGGCAAGAGAGAGGAGAAGGTAAACTTCAAGGAAACCTATGAGTTTGGGGACCTTAAACTTTACCTTACGGAAAGCCTTGAGAGAGACCCAGATGCAAAGATAGAGGAGTATTGGATTGAGGCGATAGACTCCAGCGATGATGGGTATTGGACCTTAGTTGGGAGGAGGTATGGTGTTTTCCAGCTCTACGACTGGAGAGGAAAGCTCCACAGACTTCCCGCAAGACCCCCTTCCCAGTCCGTAACGGACATAGTGTTCAGTGGGAAGTACCTCGGTATAGTCGCCTCTCCATACCTTGCTATCTATTATCTCAACCAGCCAAAAGACCCTTCCTCCTGGAAGACCGTTAGGATATCTCAGGAAGGGTTAAGACCCACGGGTGGACTTGATATAAGGAACGGGACTTTGGCTTTTGGTGTGGTTGGGGAGAAGGTTTACACAATAGACCTTTCTGGAGACCTGTCTCAGGAAACCGTTGATTTTAAAAGCACATTTATATACAGAGATGCCGAAATAGGAGACCTGAAGGTCATAAAGATTCTGCCCAGTGCAAAGCTTGTCTTAGGAGGTACCCAGGGTACAGCCATATACAGCATAGGTGGAAACCTGCTCAAGAGGTTGGATTACGCCCCCTCAAGAGCGCTTGTAAACGTTGAGGATAAGCTGTACATTGCCGATAACTCCCAGAAAAAGATATTCATATACGACCCGAATCTTGACAACCTTGAAGCTGAAATACCCTTAGAACACCAAGTTTCTACAATGGATATTTCTCCCGATGGCAGGTATCTATTCTCAGCAGACCTGGAGGAGAACAGACTTGGTATTTACGACCTGTCATCAGGGGAGTTCCTTGACTTTATAGAAGGTTTCGGTTACAGCGTAGTGAAGGTTTCACCTGATGGTAGCCTGTACACGTCCAGATATGAAGATGCGGAAGATAAGAGACTGTACTACCTGGAGAAGTTTGAGACCAACCTCATAGACTTCATATATACGGAAGACAGACAGAGGCAGATAATCAAGAATGCGGAGAAACTGTACAAAGAACTTTTAAAGAAGATAAAGACTGTAGGTGAAGAATCAGAGCTTGCGAATATAAAGGAATTTATTGAGTTAGACCGTATAGACATACCCATAAAGAGGGTGAGGGAGCTTATAAACGATGCAAGAGATAAGCTGGTTAATAGGTCTTACGAGATTTTTGTAGAGAAGATAGAGAACAAGCTCAAGAATAACGATATAACCGGGGAAGACTACAAGGAGATAGAGAGCAGGATAGAGAAAGCTGAAGAGGATTGGAAGGAAAGGCTTGAGGAATTAAGGGAGAGGGTGAGAGAGCATTTCCAGAGAGAGCTTGAAAATTACTTTGATAAAGTGAGAAGGGCAATAGCAGGGACAAATACAACGGACATAAGGGAGCTTGAAGCTCTCCCTGAAGTTAAGGACACCCGTGCCTTTATCTCCAGGCTCCCCCGTGAGTTTTATAACCCAGCTTTGGAAAAACTCGTGAGGATACTTCAAGAAAAGCTAGTTGAGGACAGGCTTAAAACCTTTTCAATAGAGCTGCTGAAGGAGGAGGTCAGGTTCGGTAGGGAAACCTTCCCAAGATTTAGGGGACGGCCTGTAAGACTTAAGTGGAGGATAAAGGTAGAGGATAAACTTCTTCAGGAGGGGAAGGTATTTGGAAAACTTGTATTTGAAAGGGAAGATGGTATCTTGGCAGAACCCAAGAGGTACAACAATGTCCTTGCCCAGGAGGAGTTAAAGCATTTCCCCTCGTGGGTAAACAGATATCTTAGACACCTGAATGGACTCTGCTCCATAGAAAAACCCAGGGTTCCCGAATTTGTCTCTTACGAGGAGACCCCCTGGTTTGTCCAGAACCTTGAGAGGTTCACGTCCCTTGTGAAGGAACAACTTGATTTTAATGAAGGCATACTCATACTTGAGGGCGATGCCGGCGTTGGTAAGAACTTCCTGGTTGAGGTCTTTTCCGCCCTCACTAACAGACCTCTCTTCATTGTTCCCTGCAACTCCAAAATGGAGAAAGAGGACATAACCTTTGTCTACGAGTTTGACCCCAAGAGGGGAACGAAGAGGGTTTACTCTGACCTGGTAAAAGCTTTACAGACCCCAGGAGCTGTCATATACCTTGACGAGATTAACACCCTTCCTCCATCTCTCGTAAAGATATTCAACCCCCTCTTTGACTACAGAAGATACCTTGTCCTATCTTATGGGGAGGTCATAAAGGCGAGACCAGATGTGATCCTTATCGGTGGAATGAACCCCCAGAACTATTTGGGTGTATCGGAGCTACCTCAGGATATAAAGACGAGGGCTGACGTTATGTACGTTGATTATCCACCCTTCCAGGATGAGAGGGGTTTTTACTATCCTGATGAGGCTATGATTCTGAAGGACTACCTGAAACATGTAGCGTCTTTGAACAAGGAAGAGTTCACCTATCTATGGTATTTGGTGGTAAACGACGTAAAAACTACAAAGGGTGAAGAGCTGAGAACTCCAGAGCGGGAGCGTGAGATAAATCTCCTCTTTGAGCTTCTCAAAATAGCCAACGAGATAAGGAAAGCCTACAGAGCTTATCAGACCCAACAATCTGAGGAACCGGTGGAGTTTGTGTTTTCTATAAGGGATACCATAAGGTGTGCCAGAAGACTGGAGAAGTTTTCAGATGCAAAGACTACAGTTATAGAGACTATAATACCCAAGATAAGCTCCCCCCTTGAGAAGGAGATAGTTAAGAGCATAATTGAGAGGGTGTAG